In a genomic window of Coregonus clupeaformis isolate EN_2021a unplaced genomic scaffold, ASM2061545v1 scaf1821, whole genome shotgun sequence:
- the LOC121585354 gene encoding uncharacterized protein LOC121585354 isoform X2, with amino-acid sequence MPPMKEPLQRPQQQRKSRSQQNKVVAESSDTLSLPGTPVSADLPNSGKVNSGDINHRRKRTKTQANVEKMHVNSPATGHAKTHCGSVNPEGHLSLTGSEQTMNCVTKELVDVTRPAEVDVVRKRGRPRKKAKMLHTVLQTEQSSSHLSTAESKDWSETMTDRANAIYFTTNCVENRNDKSLRARETKAVPLNRKPSNTVVSVLDSSPQDHQPAESSPVAIAPLEPKRKRGRPKGSTKKRPGKTMNTISVQQSHVTEDKMVIKKEPDEMLSEEKRGNIGPQPEEAPVEPKHRVGRPPKKTTLVRQFALAQRKSCSIAASVNSQDISPQHQKIETERSLDYIARHVSVSLSRVDSQRGGRSSGTADVISNVKCEDIEIELGDFNSVAQSNCLMSFQCHTDTSVKVEPCSTSCDGTEFKKPLKVDKRRETAGTAPRKRCRFVFGKMKYKKGKRKRCIDRGRLQREISQGDPDTMSKQADEGNGDVGEGMDCGESAWEYEGNTNDSFSNGSKSTDEGFKDLPESHLNPIITDVNILETMSHESFSKSDVVQGEEFTSKKIKKERDGVGDETEYNSTSSCLKARGRPKGRPKGTGKTCEYCGRHFDFVSVYTVHLRTHTGERPYKCIDCDQDFAQLSNLKSHIKKHNKRCGPLKCPYCKIKFSNSKELLAHCKWHSQNPNQDSEFGRNTKDNRNDATHTPPVSLKERRKRGKGGILKCHICGKVFPFWSGLQVHIRMHTGEKPYICKVCGKAFSNRSSIRIHEVTHWSIKPYNCNRCGKSFTQLSSAKKHPCKGLRESNDRECRKKPFISFTCHICEERFVQRRQYKTHLKTHAGAKLFRCLFCDQLFSVMSEFEEHHQYCTKVRGEKMTSKSEFRIWKPRAPNQQRSQQQSVKSHSPVKIHSPVTQSVFPAAADSQPFQNLGQSSASSASLLNCEPTPQQKPSGHQSSQTHPKKPIAATLRPFQTCIIPTNNLTPLVSKLNSLDRKSDPRKYLCPRCGRLFRHTGRLRAHMLTHAHSQSYTCDCCGKTLESWKKLWLHQRVHRQKLGRFSCPKCRQGFRFVGPYKQHMLREHPEYQWIDERPNKTLKGLDQQQCLPYQCEECNTSFRTLDLLFNHQLCHSSPGDHSMWIQDDCFDYSPSTHEHDVLSNMNGFEPHMNSGVTHTHQELHHSYYPSPPLQENHPQGSHLPHYFSNHSDLPHSLSPLIPVPPPMQHPGFQPGLQSYDSTQLLTSSLSPLYSQVETIPNPDRKEGNVNRKRSRIYGNATKRAARSKEGKATTGGLDCAECGVQFPAVSQLYDHYLQHARGEV; translated from the coding sequence ATGCCCCCTATGAAGGAGCCCTTACAAAGGCCCCAACAACAGAGAAAAAGTAGAAGCCAGCAGAACAAAGTGGTAGCTGAATCCTCTGACACACTGTCACTACCAGGTACCCCTGTTTCGGCTGACCTTCCTAATTCCGGAAAGGTAAACTCTGGTGACATTAATCACAGAAGAAAGCGAACAAAGACCCAGGCAAACGTGGAGAAAATGCATGTTAATTCACCTGCTACTGGTCATGCTAAAACTCACTGTGGAAGTGTCAATCCTGAAGGGCATTTATCACTTACTGGGAGTGAGCAAACAATGAACTGTGTCACAAAAGAGCTGGTGGATGTAACAAGGCCAGCAGAGGTAGACGTTGTTAGGAAACGTGGTCGCCCTCGCAAGAAGGCAAAGATGCTGCATACTGTGCTACAAACAGAGCAGAGTTCTTCTCATCTGAGCACTGCAGAATCAAAGGATTGGAGTGAAACAATGACTGACAGAGCGAATGCCATTTATTTTACTACAAACTGTGTAGAAAACAGGAATGACAAGTCTCTCAGAGCTAGGGAAACAAAAGCAGTCCCTCTAAACCGTAAACCAAGCAATACAGTGGTGTCTGTTCTTGACTCGTCGCCCCAAGACCATCAACCAGCCGAATCTAGCCCTGTGGCTATCGCAcccttggaaccaaaaaggaaaAGGGGGCGACCGAAGGGGTCGACCAAGAAACGACCTGGAAAAACCATGAACACTATTTCAGTGCAACAATCCCATGTAACAGAAGACAAAATGGTCATTAAAAAGGAACCTGATGAGATGCTAtctgaggaaaagagaggaaacaTTGGTCCTCAGCCTGAGGAAGCTCCTGTTGAGCCTAAACACAGAGTAGGACGACCACCAAAGAAAACAACGCTCGTGAGGCAGTTTGCATTAGCACAGAGAAAATCATGTTCCATTGCAGCATCTGTGAATTCCCAGGATATTTCACCACAACATCAGAAGATTGAGACTGAACGTTCACTAGATTATATAGCAAGGCATGTGTCTGTTTCACTTAGTCGCGTTGATTCTCAGAGAGGTGGGAGGTCAAGTGGGACTGCTGATGTGATCTCTAATGTGAAGTGTGAGGATATTGAAATAGAGCTGGGTGATTTTAATTCCGTGGCACAGTCAAATTGTCTCATGTCTTTTCAATGCCACACTGACACCAGTGTGAAGGTTGAGCCCTGTAGTACTAGTTGTGACGGCACTGAGTTCAAAAAGCCACTCAAAGTTGACAAACGCAGAGAAACTGCTGGCACTGCTCCCAGAAAGCGATGCCGGTTCGTTTTTGGAAAAATGAAGTACAAGAAGGGAAAGAGGAAAAGGTGCATAGATAGAGGTAGACTCCAACGTGAGATCTCACAGGGAGATCCAGACACCATGTCAAAGCAGGCCGATGAAGGCAATGGTGACGTTGGAGAGGGGATGGACTGTGGCGAATCAGCATGGGAGTATGAAGGTAACACAAATGACAGCTTTTCAAATGGAAGTAAATCAACAGATGAAGGATTTAAAGATTTGCCTGAGAGTCACCTAAATCCAATCATCACTGATGTAAACATATTAGAAACTATGTCGCATGAGTCCTTTTCGAAATCAGATGTCGTACAAGGTGAGGAATTCACAAGTAAGAAAatcaagaaggagagagatggtgtaggCGATGAAACTGAATATAACTCAACAAGCAGTTGTCTGAAGGCTAGGGGTCGACCAAAAGGGAGACCAAAAGGCACAGGGAAAACCTGTGAGTACTGCGGTCGCCATTTTGATTTTGTGTCTGTATATACCGTCCATCTACGCACTCATACAGGCGAAAGGCCCTATAAGTGCATTGATTGTGACCAAGATTTTGCCCAGCTATCTAACTTAAAAAGTCATATCAAGAAACATAACAAGCGCTGTGGGCCTCTGAAGTGTCCTTATTGCAAAATCAAGTTCAGTAATTCAAAGGAATTGCTTGCTCATTGCAAGTGGCACTCGCAGAACCCGAACCAGGACTCTGAGTTTGGGAGGAATACGAAGGATAACAGAAATGATGCCACTCATACACCCCCTGTTTCCCTGAAAGAAAGGAGGAAAAGGGGGAAAGGGGGGATACTCAAATGCCACATTTGTGGGAAAGTATTTCCCTTTTGGTCTGGTCTACAGGTTCACATACGTATGCACACTGGGGAAAAACCATATATCTGTAAAGTATGTGGGAAAGCCTTTAGTAATCGCTCATCAATTCGTATTCATGAGGTGACACACTGGTCCATTAAGCCTTACAACTGCAATaggtgtgggaagagtttcactcAGTTGTCATCTGCAAAAAAACATCCCTGCAAGGGTCTGCGGGAGAGTAATGACAGAGAGTGCCGGAAGAAGCCTTTCATATCTTTTACATGCCACATCTGCGAAGAGAGATTTGTTCAGCGGCGTCAGTACAAAACCCACCTGAAAACCCATGCTGGTGCGAAGCTCTTTCGCTGTTTATTCTGTGACCAGCTGTTTAGTGTGATGTCCGAATTTGAAGAGCACCACCAATATTGCACCAAAGTTAGGGGGGAGAAGATGACATCCAAATCTGAATTTAGGATTTGGAAACCTAGAGCCCCTAATCAGCAGAGATCGCAGCAGCAAAGTGTCAAGAGTCATTCACCAGTCAAGATTCATTCACCAGTCACCCAATCAGTATTTCCTGCAGCTGCTGATAGTCAACCATTTCAGAACCTTGGACAGAGTTCAGCTTCCTCTGCCTCGTTGCTGAACTGTGAACCTACCCCACAGCAAAAACCAAGTGGTCATCAGTCTTCACAAACCCATCCCAAAAAACCCATTGCTGCAACTCTGCGCCCCTTCCAAACATGCATTATACCCACAAATAATCTCACCCCCCTTGTATCAAAGTTGAACAGCCTAGATCGTAAATCTGACCCGAGGAAGTACTTATGCCCACGTTGTGGACGACTCTTCAGACACACAGGGAGACTCCGAGCCCACATGCTAACTCATGCCCACAGTCAGAGCTACACCTGTGACTGCTGTGGAAAGACCCTGGAAAGCTGGAAAAAGCTTTGGCTCCACCAGCGAGTCCACAGACAGAAACTAGGACGGTTCTCATGTCCAAAGTGTCGTCAAGGTTTCCGCTTCGTTGGGCCCTACAAGCAGCACATGCTGCGAGAACACCCTGAGTACCAGTGGATCGATGAGAGACCAAACAAAACTCTCAAAGGACTTGACCAGCAGCAGTGCCTGCCTTATCAATGTGAGGAGTGCAACACCAGCTTCAGGACACTAGATTTGCTTTTCAATCATCAGCTTTGCCATTCCTCACCAGGTGACCACAGTATGTGGATACAGGACGACTGCTTTGATTACTCTCCATCGACACATGAACATGATGTACTTTCCAACATGAATGGATTTGAACCTCACATGAACAGTGGCGTAACACACACCCATCAGGAACTCCACCATAGCTACTACCCTTCTCCACCTCTTCAAGAAAACCACCCACAAGGTTCACATCTCCCTCATTACTTTTCCAATCATTCAGACCTACCCCATTCACTGTCACCCCTTATACCCGTGCCTCCCCCAATGCAACACCCAGGTTTCCAACCAGGCCTCCAGTCATATGACTCCACCCAGCTGCTCACAAGCTCTCTATCACCTCTGTACTCACAGGTAGAGACCATTCCAAACCCTGACAGAAAAGAAGGGAATGTAAACAGGAAGCGGAGTAGAATTTATGGGAATGCGACTAAACGTGCTGCTAGATCCAAGGAGGGCAAGGCGACAACGGGGGGTTTGGATTGTGCGGAGTGCGGTGTTCAGTTTCCTGCTGTGTCACAACTGTATGACCATTATTTGCAGCATGCCAGGGGAGAGGTGTAA
- the LOC121586124 gene encoding trypsin-3 — translation MKTIILLALFAVAFAAPIEDEDDKIVGGYECRKNSAPYQVSLQSGYHFCGGSLISSTWVVSAAHCYKSRIQVRLGEHNIAINEGTEQFIDSVKVIMHPSYNSRNLDNDIMLIKLSKPASLNSYVSTVALPSSCASSGTRCLVSGWGNLSGSSSNYPDTLRCLDLPILSSSSCNSAYPGQITSNMFCAGFMEGGKDSCQGDSGGPVVCNGQLQGVVSWGYGCAQRNKPGVYTKVCNYKSWISSTMSSN, via the exons ATGAAGACCATTATTCTTCTCGCTCTATTCGCTGTGGCAT TCGCCGCCCCCATTGAGGATGAGGATGACAAGATTGTTGGAGGGTATGAGTGCAGAAAGAACTCTGCACCCTACCAGGTGTCTCTGCAGTCTGGCTACCACTTCTGTGGTGGCTCCCTGATCTCCAGCACATGGGTGGTGTCTGCTGCTCACTGCTACAAGTC CCGCATTCAGGTGCGCCTGGGTGAGCACAACATTGCCATCAACGAGGGCACTGAGCAGTTCATCGACTCAGTGAAGGTCATCATGCACCCCAGTTACAACAGCCGCAACCTAGACAACGACATCATGCTGATCAAACTGAGCAAGCCCGCCTCTCTGAACAGCTATGTGAGCACCGTGGCTCTGCCCTCCAGCTGTGCCAGCTCTGGCACCCGCTGTCTGGTCTCTGGCTGGGGAAACCTATCCGGCAGCAGCA GCAACTACCCCGACACTCTGAGGTGCCTGGATCTCCCCATCCTGAGCAGCAGCAGCTGCAACAGCGCCTATCCTGGACAGATCACCTCCAACATGTTCTGCGCTGGCTTCATGGAGGGAGGCAAGGACTCTTGCCAG gGAGACTCTGGTGGCCCTGTGGTGTGCAATGGTCAGCTGCAGGGTGTTGTGTCCTGGGGTTATGGCTGTGCCCAGAGGAACAAGCCTGGTGTCTACACCAAGGTCTGCAACTACAAATCCTGGATCAGCAGCACCATGTCCTCCAACTAA
- the LOC121585354 gene encoding uncharacterized protein LOC121585354 isoform X1, translating to MGSKMSLSRGVNDEETESAVSAVHSNPPEPLPALTNEKSPSEEKISKEVDNCHNMPPMKEPLQRPQQQRKSRSQQNKVVAESSDTLSLPGTPVSADLPNSGKVNSGDINHRRKRTKTQANVEKMHVNSPATGHAKTHCGSVNPEGHLSLTGSEQTMNCVTKELVDVTRPAEVDVVRKRGRPRKKAKMLHTVLQTEQSSSHLSTAESKDWSETMTDRANAIYFTTNCVENRNDKSLRARETKAVPLNRKPSNTVVSVLDSSPQDHQPAESSPVAIAPLEPKRKRGRPKGSTKKRPGKTMNTISVQQSHVTEDKMVIKKEPDEMLSEEKRGNIGPQPEEAPVEPKHRVGRPPKKTTLVRQFALAQRKSCSIAASVNSQDISPQHQKIETERSLDYIARHVSVSLSRVDSQRGGRSSGTADVISNVKCEDIEIELGDFNSVAQSNCLMSFQCHTDTSVKVEPCSTSCDGTEFKKPLKVDKRRETAGTAPRKRCRFVFGKMKYKKGKRKRCIDRGRLQREISQGDPDTMSKQADEGNGDVGEGMDCGESAWEYEGNTNDSFSNGSKSTDEGFKDLPESHLNPIITDVNILETMSHESFSKSDVVQGEEFTSKKIKKERDGVGDETEYNSTSSCLKARGRPKGRPKGTGKTCEYCGRHFDFVSVYTVHLRTHTGERPYKCIDCDQDFAQLSNLKSHIKKHNKRCGPLKCPYCKIKFSNSKELLAHCKWHSQNPNQDSEFGRNTKDNRNDATHTPPVSLKERRKRGKGGILKCHICGKVFPFWSGLQVHIRMHTGEKPYICKVCGKAFSNRSSIRIHEVTHWSIKPYNCNRCGKSFTQLSSAKKHPCKGLRESNDRECRKKPFISFTCHICEERFVQRRQYKTHLKTHAGAKLFRCLFCDQLFSVMSEFEEHHQYCTKVRGEKMTSKSEFRIWKPRAPNQQRSQQQSVKSHSPVKIHSPVTQSVFPAAADSQPFQNLGQSSASSASLLNCEPTPQQKPSGHQSSQTHPKKPIAATLRPFQTCIIPTNNLTPLVSKLNSLDRKSDPRKYLCPRCGRLFRHTGRLRAHMLTHAHSQSYTCDCCGKTLESWKKLWLHQRVHRQKLGRFSCPKCRQGFRFVGPYKQHMLREHPEYQWIDERPNKTLKGLDQQQCLPYQCEECNTSFRTLDLLFNHQLCHSSPGDHSMWIQDDCFDYSPSTHEHDVLSNMNGFEPHMNSGVTHTHQELHHSYYPSPPLQENHPQGSHLPHYFSNHSDLPHSLSPLIPVPPPMQHPGFQPGLQSYDSTQLLTSSLSPLYSQVETIPNPDRKEGNVNRKRSRIYGNATKRAARSKEGKATTGGLDCAECGVQFPAVSQLYDHYLQHARGEV from the exons ATGGGAAGTAAAATGTCCCTCAGTAGAGGAGTCAATGATGAGGAAACGGAGTCAGCCGTATCTGCTGTCCATAGCAACCCTCCTGAACCCTTGCCTGCCCTGACTAACGAGAAATCG cCATCTGAAGAGAAGATCAGCAAAGAGGTAGACAACTGCCATAACATGCCCCCTATGAAGGAGCCCTTACAAAGGCCCCAACAACAGAGAAAAAGTAGAAGCCAGCAGAACAAAGTGGTAGCTGAATCCTCTGACACACTGTCACTACCAGGTACCCCTGTTTCGGCTGACCTTCCTAATTCCGGAAAGGTAAACTCTGGTGACATTAATCACAGAAGAAAGCGAACAAAGACCCAGGCAAACGTGGAGAAAATGCATGTTAATTCACCTGCTACTGGTCATGCTAAAACTCACTGTGGAAGTGTCAATCCTGAAGGGCATTTATCACTTACTGGGAGTGAGCAAACAATGAACTGTGTCACAAAAGAGCTGGTGGATGTAACAAGGCCAGCAGAGGTAGACGTTGTTAGGAAACGTGGTCGCCCTCGCAAGAAGGCAAAGATGCTGCATACTGTGCTACAAACAGAGCAGAGTTCTTCTCATCTGAGCACTGCAGAATCAAAGGATTGGAGTGAAACAATGACTGACAGAGCGAATGCCATTTATTTTACTACAAACTGTGTAGAAAACAGGAATGACAAGTCTCTCAGAGCTAGGGAAACAAAAGCAGTCCCTCTAAACCGTAAACCAAGCAATACAGTGGTGTCTGTTCTTGACTCGTCGCCCCAAGACCATCAACCAGCCGAATCTAGCCCTGTGGCTATCGCAcccttggaaccaaaaaggaaaAGGGGGCGACCGAAGGGGTCGACCAAGAAACGACCTGGAAAAACCATGAACACTATTTCAGTGCAACAATCCCATGTAACAGAAGACAAAATGGTCATTAAAAAGGAACCTGATGAGATGCTAtctgaggaaaagagaggaaacaTTGGTCCTCAGCCTGAGGAAGCTCCTGTTGAGCCTAAACACAGAGTAGGACGACCACCAAAGAAAACAACGCTCGTGAGGCAGTTTGCATTAGCACAGAGAAAATCATGTTCCATTGCAGCATCTGTGAATTCCCAGGATATTTCACCACAACATCAGAAGATTGAGACTGAACGTTCACTAGATTATATAGCAAGGCATGTGTCTGTTTCACTTAGTCGCGTTGATTCTCAGAGAGGTGGGAGGTCAAGTGGGACTGCTGATGTGATCTCTAATGTGAAGTGTGAGGATATTGAAATAGAGCTGGGTGATTTTAATTCCGTGGCACAGTCAAATTGTCTCATGTCTTTTCAATGCCACACTGACACCAGTGTGAAGGTTGAGCCCTGTAGTACTAGTTGTGACGGCACTGAGTTCAAAAAGCCACTCAAAGTTGACAAACGCAGAGAAACTGCTGGCACTGCTCCCAGAAAGCGATGCCGGTTCGTTTTTGGAAAAATGAAGTACAAGAAGGGAAAGAGGAAAAGGTGCATAGATAGAGGTAGACTCCAACGTGAGATCTCACAGGGAGATCCAGACACCATGTCAAAGCAGGCCGATGAAGGCAATGGTGACGTTGGAGAGGGGATGGACTGTGGCGAATCAGCATGGGAGTATGAAGGTAACACAAATGACAGCTTTTCAAATGGAAGTAAATCAACAGATGAAGGATTTAAAGATTTGCCTGAGAGTCACCTAAATCCAATCATCACTGATGTAAACATATTAGAAACTATGTCGCATGAGTCCTTTTCGAAATCAGATGTCGTACAAGGTGAGGAATTCACAAGTAAGAAAatcaagaaggagagagatggtgtaggCGATGAAACTGAATATAACTCAACAAGCAGTTGTCTGAAGGCTAGGGGTCGACCAAAAGGGAGACCAAAAGGCACAGGGAAAACCTGTGAGTACTGCGGTCGCCATTTTGATTTTGTGTCTGTATATACCGTCCATCTACGCACTCATACAGGCGAAAGGCCCTATAAGTGCATTGATTGTGACCAAGATTTTGCCCAGCTATCTAACTTAAAAAGTCATATCAAGAAACATAACAAGCGCTGTGGGCCTCTGAAGTGTCCTTATTGCAAAATCAAGTTCAGTAATTCAAAGGAATTGCTTGCTCATTGCAAGTGGCACTCGCAGAACCCGAACCAGGACTCTGAGTTTGGGAGGAATACGAAGGATAACAGAAATGATGCCACTCATACACCCCCTGTTTCCCTGAAAGAAAGGAGGAAAAGGGGGAAAGGGGGGATACTCAAATGCCACATTTGTGGGAAAGTATTTCCCTTTTGGTCTGGTCTACAGGTTCACATACGTATGCACACTGGGGAAAAACCATATATCTGTAAAGTATGTGGGAAAGCCTTTAGTAATCGCTCATCAATTCGTATTCATGAGGTGACACACTGGTCCATTAAGCCTTACAACTGCAATaggtgtgggaagagtttcactcAGTTGTCATCTGCAAAAAAACATCCCTGCAAGGGTCTGCGGGAGAGTAATGACAGAGAGTGCCGGAAGAAGCCTTTCATATCTTTTACATGCCACATCTGCGAAGAGAGATTTGTTCAGCGGCGTCAGTACAAAACCCACCTGAAAACCCATGCTGGTGCGAAGCTCTTTCGCTGTTTATTCTGTGACCAGCTGTTTAGTGTGATGTCCGAATTTGAAGAGCACCACCAATATTGCACCAAAGTTAGGGGGGAGAAGATGACATCCAAATCTGAATTTAGGATTTGGAAACCTAGAGCCCCTAATCAGCAGAGATCGCAGCAGCAAAGTGTCAAGAGTCATTCACCAGTCAAGATTCATTCACCAGTCACCCAATCAGTATTTCCTGCAGCTGCTGATAGTCAACCATTTCAGAACCTTGGACAGAGTTCAGCTTCCTCTGCCTCGTTGCTGAACTGTGAACCTACCCCACAGCAAAAACCAAGTGGTCATCAGTCTTCACAAACCCATCCCAAAAAACCCATTGCTGCAACTCTGCGCCCCTTCCAAACATGCATTATACCCACAAATAATCTCACCCCCCTTGTATCAAAGTTGAACAGCCTAGATCGTAAATCTGACCCGAGGAAGTACTTATGCCCACGTTGTGGACGACTCTTCAGACACACAGGGAGACTCCGAGCCCACATGCTAACTCATGCCCACAGTCAGAGCTACACCTGTGACTGCTGTGGAAAGACCCTGGAAAGCTGGAAAAAGCTTTGGCTCCACCAGCGAGTCCACAGACAGAAACTAGGACGGTTCTCATGTCCAAAGTGTCGTCAAGGTTTCCGCTTCGTTGGGCCCTACAAGCAGCACATGCTGCGAGAACACCCTGAGTACCAGTGGATCGATGAGAGACCAAACAAAACTCTCAAAGGACTTGACCAGCAGCAGTGCCTGCCTTATCAATGTGAGGAGTGCAACACCAGCTTCAGGACACTAGATTTGCTTTTCAATCATCAGCTTTGCCATTCCTCACCAGGTGACCACAGTATGTGGATACAGGACGACTGCTTTGATTACTCTCCATCGACACATGAACATGATGTACTTTCCAACATGAATGGATTTGAACCTCACATGAACAGTGGCGTAACACACACCCATCAGGAACTCCACCATAGCTACTACCCTTCTCCACCTCTTCAAGAAAACCACCCACAAGGTTCACATCTCCCTCATTACTTTTCCAATCATTCAGACCTACCCCATTCACTGTCACCCCTTATACCCGTGCCTCCCCCAATGCAACACCCAGGTTTCCAACCAGGCCTCCAGTCATATGACTCCACCCAGCTGCTCACAAGCTCTCTATCACCTCTGTACTCACAGGTAGAGACCATTCCAAACCCTGACAGAAAAGAAGGGAATGTAAACAGGAAGCGGAGTAGAATTTATGGGAATGCGACTAAACGTGCTGCTAGATCCAAGGAGGGCAAGGCGACAACGGGGGGTTTGGATTGTGCGGAGTGCGGTGTTCAGTTTCCTGCTGTGTCACAACTGTATGACCATTATTTGCAGCATGCCAGGGGAGAGGTGTAA
- the LOC121585355 gene encoding zinc finger protein 576-like has translation MTDCSRSFCNLTALRSHRERQHGEERNWEDEADRAVREGEEGSTAVISNDSTRVSAQPPQSPQCFMTFRDAETEERHLRFKHPVEYERHLQGRTVFACCVCDLTFPSSRLLSAHQRTHSKWSLPPTGLEVSLQESTGRGEAEGI, from the exons ATGACTGACTGCAGCCGGAGCTTCTGCAACCTGACGGCACTCAGAAGCCACCGGGAGAGACAGCACGGAGAGGAGAGGAATTGGGAGGATGAGGCGGACAGggcggtgagagagggagaggagggaagcacTGCAGTGATATCTAATGATTCAACCAGAGTTTCAG CACagcctccccagtctcctcagtgcTTCATGACCTTTCGGGAtgcagagacagaagagaggcaTTTACGCTTCAAGCACCCAGTGGAGTATGAGAGACATCTCCAAGGTCGCACAGTGTTTGCCTGCTGTGTCTGCGACCTTACGTTCCCGTCCTCCCGCCTGCTCTCAGCTCACCAACGCACCCACAGCAAGTGGAGTCTGCCCCCCACTGGCCTAGAAGTCTCTTTGCAAGAAAGCacaggcagaggagaggcagagggtaTATAG
- the LOC121586115 gene encoding zinc finger protein 771-like gives MQKRNYMKGKREHGDDGPPFCFSCEMIFPDQTSFHDHFCPAAGYICSCGTEFSMYVDMMDHSGLHEPGHTVINYSTIKKEQYQREREYKEQLSRLVLKAGQGSWAGQESWAVPAPTPMLSAPMQRATKPPPGPSAPTTDLWHQFQPVVLVETLRKFGRTKPYRCAYCELGFATKDLLLWHHNTHARNKVHGCLRCGLLLLSNNKSPQPGHHQCGSYRATPETRFTTATVLSNRKQPAGYAKKVVQRQHCPDPFSGELQLGMHMVSQQPVPGTSGTKYLKCRVCQELFQTVKLLERHRCTMAASFFAQELGQTSGKQLNGHRKGKEGTSPYSLPRRNGDKELAFNIQTSTNVTVYDHKAVGPDRGTGLSAVSVKTEVSDDDCFVIEDAFSC, from the coding sequence ATGCAAAAGCGGAACTATATGAAAGGGAAAAGGGAGCATGGTGATGATGGACCCCCTTTTTGCTTTAGTTGTGAAATGATCTTTCCAGACCAAACGTCATTTCATGACCACTTTTGTCCTGCAGCGGGTTACATCTGCTCCTGTGGAACAGAGTTCTCCATGTATGTTGATATGATGGACCACAGCGGATTACATGAACCAGGCCACACGGTAATTAATTATAGCACCATAAAGAAGGAACAatatcagagggagagagagtacaaGGAGCAGCTTTCGAGGCTGGTATTGAAGGCGGGGCAGGGAAGCTGGGCTGGGCAGGAAAGCTGGGCTGTGCCTGCACCAACTCCGATGCTATCGGCCCCTATGCAACGAGCCACAAAGCCTCCACCTGGTCCAAGTGCCCCAACAACGGACCTCTGGCACCAATTCCAGCCAGTGGTGTTGGTGGAGACCCTGCGCAAGTTTGGTAGGACAAAGCCCTACAGGTGTGCCTACTGTGAACTGGGCTTTGCAACAAAAGACTTACTCTTATGGCACCACAACACTCATGCAAGAAATAAAGTCCATGGCTGCCTGCGGTGCGGGTTGCTCCTGCTCAGCAACAACAAGTCACCCCAGCCTGGCCACCACCAGTGTGGCTCTTATCGGGCAACTCCTGAAACCAGATTCACCACTGCCACAGTGCTGAGTAACAGGAAACAGCCCGCGGGGTATGCTAAGAAGGTTGTCCAGCGTCAGCACTGTCCTGACCCGTTCAGTGGGGAGCTGCAGCTAGGGATGCATATGGTCTCACAGCAGCCCGTTCCAGGGACTTCTGGAACAAAATACTTGAAGTGTAGAGTGTGTCAGGAGCTCTTCCAAACTGTCAAGCTGCTCGAGAGGCACCGTTGCACAATGGCGGCGTCCTTTTTTGCGCAGGAACTGGGTCAGACGTCTGGCAAACAGCTCAATGGTCACAGAAAAGGGAAGGAGGGGACCAGCCCATACTCCTTGCCTCGAAGGAATGGTGACAAGGAGCTGGCGTTCAACATTCAAACTTCGACGAATGTAACTGTATACGACCACAAGGCAGTAGGCCCGGATAGGGGCACCGGGTTGTCTGCCGTTTCTGTAAAAACAGAGGTTTCGGATGATGACTGTTTTGTGATTGAGGATGCGTTctcgtgctag